The genomic interval cagtgcggcgctccctcagtactgacattctcacagtgcggcgctccctcagtactgaccctccgtcagtgcggcgttccctcagtactgaccctccgtcagtgtggcgctccctcagtactgaccctccgacagtgcggcgctccctcagtactgaccctccgacagtgcggcgctccctcagtactgaccctccgacagtgcggcgctccctcagtactgacattctcacagtgcggcgctccctcagtactgaccctccgacagtgcggtgctccctcagtactgaccctccgacagtgcggcgctccctcagtactgacattctcacagtgcggcgctccctcagtactgaccctccgacagtgcggcgctccctcagtactgacattctcacagtgcggcgctccctcagtactgaccctccgacagtgcagcgctccctcagtactgacattctcacagtgcggcgctccctcagtactgaccctccgacagtgcggcgctccctcagtactgacattctcacagtgcggcgctccctcagtactgaccctccgacagtgcggtgctccctcagtactgaccctccgacagtgcggcgctccctcagtactgaccctctgacagtgcagcgctccctcagtactgaccctccgtcagtgtggcgctccctcagtactgaccctgcgacagtgcgacgctccctcagtactgaccctccgacagtgcggcgctccctcagtactgaccctccgacagtgcggcgctccctcagtactgacattctcacagtgcggcgctccctcagtactgaccctccgacagtgcggtgctccctcagtactgaccctccgacagtgcggcgctccctcagtactgaaattctcacagtgcggcgctccctcagtactgacattctcacagtgcggcgctccctcagtactgaccctccgacagtgcggcgctccctcagtactgacattctcacagtgcggcgctccctcagtactgaccctccgacagtgcggcgctccctcagtactgacattctcacagtgcggcgctccctcagtactgaccctccgacagtgcggcgctccctcagtactgacattctcacagtgcggcgctccctcagtactgaccctccgacagtgcagcgctccctcagtactgacattctcacagtgcggcgctccctcagtactgaccctccgacagtgcggcgctccctcagtactgacattctcacagtgcggcgctccctcagtactgaccctccgacagtgcggtgctccctcagtactgaccctccgacagtgcggcgctccctcagtactgaaattctcacagtgcggcgctccctcagtactgacattctcacagtgcggcgctccctcagtactgaccctccgacagtgcggcgctccctcagtactgacattctcacagtgcggcgctccctcagtactgaccctccgacagtgcggcgctccctcagtactgacattctcacagtgcggcgctccctcagtactgaccctccgacagtgcggcgctccctcagtactgacattctcacagtgcggcgctccctcagtactgaccctccgacagtgcagcgctccctcagtactgacattctcacagtgcggcgctccctcagtactgaccctccgacagtgcggcgctccctcagtactgacattctcacagtgcggcgctccctcagtactgaccctccgacagtgcggtgctccctcagtactgaccctccgacagtgcggcgctccctcagtactgaccctctgacagtgcagcgctccctcagtactgaccctccgacagtgcggcgctccctcagtactgacattctcacagtgcggcgctccctcagtactgaccctccgacagtgcggcgctccctcagtactgacattctcacagtgtggcgctccctcagtactgaccctccgacagtgcggcgctccctcagtactgaccctctgacagtgcggcgctccctcagtactgaccctccgacagtgcggcgctccctcagtactgaccctccgacagtgcggcgctccctcagtactgaccctccgacaatgcggcactccctcagtactgaccctccgacagtgcggcgctccctcagtactgaccctccgacagtgcagcactccctcagtactgaccctctgacagtgcggcgctccctcagtactgaccctccgacagtgcggcgctccctcagtactgaccctccgacagtgcggcgctccctcagtactgaccctccgacagtgcggcgctccctcagtactgacattctcacagtgcggcgctccctcagtactgaccctccgacagtgaggcgctccctcagtactgaccctccgacagtgcggcgctccctcagtactgacattctcacagtgcggcgctccctcagtactgactctccgacagtgcggcactccctcagtactgaccctccgacagtgcggcactccctcagtactgactctccgacagtgcggcgctccctcagtccctgATTGTGGAGCCGGGAGGAGTGTGACACTGCGGGGCACTTCCAGTTACTACTCTGCTCACACTCCACTCCCCGTAACCAGTGAGCTGCCTCAGGGGCTGCGACTGTGCCCACAGCTCGAGAGTCCGATAGTAATGAGGCTGGTGGAACAGTTTCCCATGGTCCTGGCACCGGTCTCTCTTTAATTCTGTGCACAGCACCTTGCACCCGGATCTCACCCCGATTCAGGAACATTCCAATTTCTACACCTGTGTATTTTTGCCAAATGCCTGGGATTCTGAATTTTAGGTTGCACGCTTTAGTCTTAACCAGTTTAAGAACCAGTTTCGTAGTTTGCATTGTTGGGAACTGTGTAAGAGGAGATATTCACTCATATTTATTTTAATGGGTTGAATCAACGCACCCCATCGTTTACTGATCATGTTCTGGGGGAAATGATGACCGTCAACGATAAATCGACTCAGAACAGTGTGTGTGATTGATCCCAAATCCCAGTGAAAACACAAGCAAACAAAGACACTGAGAAACTGAGTGTCAATGACAGCACAATCTTTGATCCTAAAAAAATACAGCAAATACAAACGGAAACCTGACAATAAAACTCTTCAAACTTTGCCGGGATGCTTCATCTCATTCCCTTTTCCTTGCTGGAATGCAAAGTCAGAGATGAAAGAGGGGATACTGGTGTTTGTCTAACACTGTGATCATGTTTCTCAAACAGTCCAAAACACTCGATAATGAATTAGTTTGACATGACCTGTGTAAGCAAATTGCAGCCATTTAGTATTCAACAAAATCTCACAGTGATGAATTAGGTGCGTGACTGGTTAATCTGTTTTTGATAAGAGAGAGTGTCTTCAGCACAAGAAGAACTCTTTGTTCCTTTAAACAATGGCGTGGGATCTTTAACATTGAACTGAACAGACAGACGGGGCTCCGTCAATATCTCATGCAAAAGACAGTgccagtgacaatgcagcactccctcgatactgcaCTTAAGCATCAGCCTAGTTCATGTGCTTTCTAAAGTGGATGTGTAATTGTTACCAGTTGTGTCTGCACTGACAGCACAGTTCCTTCAGAAAATCCAAGACAAATAATTTGACACTGAATTATTGAATCAATACAGTGACAGTCTTTATTGTATACAGGAAGGTTCTCATTGAGGTTTTATTTAATGAATGCTTATTTGCCCACGGACGATCTGCGTCCTATCTGTTGAGGTGACAGATGAATCCCTCACAGCACAGAGACACAGGCCCCAGTTTCTGCAGTAACAGTGAATACATTCGACAGACCTTTCACCTTATGCATGGGATTTAGTCAAACCATCAGCTGTAAAGAAGAGAACAAGGTGTCGTGTTAATTCGTTCAAAGCTTTGGTCAGTCCTGGGTTGCAAACCAGGAAACCGTTGCTGAAAACCGGCTCACAGATATAAAGAATATTGTGATTCTCTCACcagcctctccccttcccctctggaTGATGCCCCCCTGTTTGAGCACAGTCCCACACACATGGCACCTACTGGGTAGCCCATGTTAGCAGTCATTGACCAGGTGTGTCTCCTGACTGTGAGGGTCAACAGTTGGTGGGATAGGCATCGCGGATCCTGATCCCAATGTTCACTCCTGCGCTCTTTCCCGCAGGAATCACCGGATCGTGGCCAGGAGCAGGGATGGTTATGAATGTTCCCCAACCCCGCCCAGCCCAGGGGCACTGAGACCAACCGTTCCACTCCTGTCCTGCACCAGCTGTGATGAAGGATCTTAGCATCAACCCAGGGGCCAAGCGTGGGAGCTTCCTGGTCTGCGGGGAGGAGGGATCCAGTTACATTATTCCTGGGTAAGATCACATTGTTGAGATGGATGGTTGGTGTGGATCTGTTTTTGAGTTCACGAGGTTACAAAACCCCCGTTACCTGATGTGCTGCTGGAGTTGGAGGAGTTTGAGGTGTTGGACCGCACGCTGGCGTTGCATGGATTCACTCCACACGGTCCTGCCCGGTTTGTGAACTTCGCTGCAAACAGTAAAACACCAAATTGTCCGGCCGTGTTAAACATATCTCCAAACCTAAAATATTCTTACCCGGCCACAATTATTCAGAGTAAAGGACAGTTTCTCTTACCTGTTGGGTGAACACTGAACTGGTTGCCACCTGCATGAGAAACAGGAAGGTTAACAATTCAACATCAACCCAATTTAATCTGTAACATTAACGAGAGTTTATATCTAGTGTAGTAACTTACGATTTAAGATGCAGCAGTAGAGAATTCCAGTCACCACAGCCGCACTTATTCCCAGTATTCCCAGCACGGCTCCAACGATGATCAAAGCTTCATTTTCTGCGATCCTGTTGCGTTCTGAGGAAAGGACcgttgggaggggaagggggaggggggagatagTTTACTTTGTGTTTGACACCAGgacgttccccacacacacacttcacactcATCCGGTTCCGTAGGTGTTAAAGCTCCCTGAACATTACCCACCAGTAAATGGCCCATGGCAATGGTGTGACAGTGAGTTGCAGGAGGTGGTAGAAGGTtgtgagagacagggaaggaagcaGATACATGGTCACTTCCCATTACTGACTGGGGGAGAGGCCacaactgagaagaggagaaatttcttcactcagagggttgtgaatctttggaattctcaaccccagagatcTGTGGACGATCagtggttgagtatattcaagacagaggtggatagatttttgagtaCGAAGGGAATTAGAGATATGTAGACAGTGCAGTAAGGTGAAGTTATGGTAGAAGACCACCACAATCTTAGTGAAAGACTGCTGTTTTTTATTTCCTTACCGAGCAGTACTATGAGTTTGCCAGTGATGGTCTCATGTTCCACTTGACAGGAATATGAAGCATCAACATCTCCACTCAATGTGAGGATACTTCTCGCCTGAAAGGTCCCATCCCTTTGAGGTAGGATGTTTGTTATCTCTGATCCGTTGACAGTGACTCCGTTTCTCGCCCAGCTCACTTTAATGTCACTGGGGAAAAAGCTCTTCACCAAACACACCAAATTACTCCGGCCGGCTTTCTTCTCAATAAAGGTTCTGGTAAATGTGGGAGCTGTAAAAAAAAAACCAGACAGGAATGGATTGCAGGTTATAATCAGCATCATCTAGAATCTCCCAGAACCTGGTTCTTCATGAAATGATGGTGAAATGGTTCAAGTGCCATCCTGTCACCCTGGGTCTGAGTGCAGCTCCAGAATAATGGAATAAAACTCTCCCCCGTGTTGGCTGTAGTGGTACAATGTAAAGTGAGTTTGGGAAAATCTCACTGCAACAGATCCACAGCATAAAACTCCTCTTTAGTCGGATATACTGATCGACAAGCGAACACAGAGAAAGCATGAAGCTGGCTGCTCTGAGATACAGGACCATTCACTGCTGCAGTAAGGAGAcatttctgatggggacagtgcagagggagctttactctgtatctaacccctgtgctgtacctatcctggggcgTGTTTGATggcggacagtgcagagggagctttactctgtatctaacccctgtgctgtacctatcctggggcgTGTTTGATggcggacagtgcagagggagctttactctgtatctaacccctgtgctgtacctatcctggggagtgtttgatgggggacagtgtagagggagctttactctgtatctaacccctgtgctgtacctatcctggggcgtgtttgatgggggacagtgtagagggagatttactctgtatctaacccctgtgctgtacctatcctggggcgTGTTTGATggcggacagtgcagagggagctttactctgtatctaacccctgtgctgtacctatcctggggagtgtttgatggggacagtgtagagggagctttactctgcatctaacccctgtgctgtacctatcctggggagtgtttgatggggacagtgtagagggagctttactctgtatctaaccccgtgctgtacctgtcctggggagtgtttgatgggatggaGGGTATTAGTAAGGCCATTCATCACTGGAACAGACAGACGGGGAAATGGTTTTCTAACGTGTTCATCGGACAGCATCTCTGTCCTCTGTACTacattcttcttctttctttcttttgggcctccttatctcgagagacaatggatacgcgcattATTGGTCGTGTTATCATGTCAGAATTAAGCTCCCTCTGAAAAGCAGTAATTTTCAATACTGAAAACTTTGAGTATCACATTTGCTCAATTACAATGGCAACAGTAATTGAGCAGTTTATTAATTTCGAGCTCCGAACACACAACCCAAACGAGTCTTTCCAAGATCATGCTTTCTATCTCATTAACTTCCTCCAGCTGCTCGTCCCTGCTGGCAACTCGGAGCCTCAACCATTGTGAGTCCTCGATTCCATCTGTTCCATCCTATGTGGAATACCTTCCACC from Heterodontus francisci isolate sHetFra1 chromosome 49, sHetFra1.hap1, whole genome shotgun sequence carries:
- the LOC137358253 gene encoding zinc-alpha-2-glycoprotein-like, whose product is MSVFYRWVLVAVAVTAASVLDVVDSSSELRLYQTRCGCVYRDQKFLNVFWEDAFDGTTIFYYDAEKKQLVSAQPIVQAEVNRRNSDPNYIESVPFFIENLCEKTKQAAVASNTTLEKIAPTFTRTFIEKKAGRSNLVCLVKSFFPSDIKVSWARNGVTVNGSEITNILPQRDGTFQARSILTLSGDVDASYSCQVEHETITGKLIVLLERNRIAENEALIIVGAVLGILGISAAVVTGILYCCILNRGNQFSVHPTAKFTNRAGPCGVNPCNASVRSNTSNSSNSSSTSADGLTKSHA